A part of Acidimicrobiales bacterium genomic DNA contains:
- a CDS encoding LuxR family transcriptional regulator, with protein sequence MDTDRATRSVSRGGIGVSADVTEALRGAKLSPPRVRPGTVSRPRLVDALVSRASLPLVVISAPVGFGKTTLLADWADVDDRAFVWVTLEPGDGDPVSLLALVAAAVARVRPVDPRLLADLRSPGASALGGTVPRLIAAVRSPGEPFVLVLRNLHEATARLGHDAIDLLVDHLPSGVQVVAVSRRAVWLASAVRRSRGELFELGPADLAFDEGEARLLVDAAGVDLAADELRRLVQLTEGWAAGIQLNVLAMRSDRASGRRLDLLSPHPFVSGFVRAEVLSRLPRDTVRFLRRTAVLDVMTGSLCDAVLDSTGSAGYLASISRSNLFLTPFDDRRDWYRVHSLFRAVLLDELVRREPDLVPGLHRRAADWWEANGPVDRAIAHARASGDLDRTARLVADEILPAYLAGRLPLVETWLREIGESTIEREPSLAVLAGWIAALGGRAVDATRWAEAAGRLVPPGDGGDEAAWLTSARAMLRAAMCPHGVAAMAADAEVAVGIEPVWGVWRTVAVGLLAVARWLDGDDAGAELLLGDAIEAAEASGASVPLTRWLAHRGVLLMDRGDWTTAGEDLDRALAAIDATGLTEYGASALAYAASARFHLHHRDVEAARVALERGMRLRPLATWAIPWFAVLVRLEMADAQLALAEPGAVSVLLRELDDILRHRPDVGILDERVEWLRERLRHVRGDRIVSTLTAAELRVLPHLQTHLTLEEIGERLCVSRNTVSSQAGSIYRKLGVASRGEAVARAREIGLLAPTTLS encoded by the coding sequence ATGGACACCGACCGGGCGACGAGGAGCGTGTCACGGGGCGGCATCGGGGTGTCGGCCGACGTCACCGAGGCGCTGCGCGGGGCGAAGCTCAGCCCGCCGAGGGTACGGCCCGGCACCGTCAGCCGACCCAGGCTCGTGGACGCGCTCGTCTCGCGTGCCTCGCTGCCGCTCGTCGTCATCTCGGCGCCGGTCGGGTTCGGCAAGACCACCTTGCTCGCCGACTGGGCCGACGTCGACGACCGCGCGTTCGTGTGGGTCACCCTCGAGCCGGGCGACGGTGACCCGGTCTCGCTCCTCGCTCTGGTCGCTGCCGCCGTCGCCCGTGTCCGCCCGGTCGACCCGCGGCTGCTCGCCGACCTCCGCTCGCCCGGCGCCTCGGCGCTCGGTGGCACCGTCCCCCGCCTGATCGCCGCCGTCCGGTCGCCGGGTGAGCCGTTCGTGCTCGTGCTCCGCAACCTCCACGAGGCCACGGCGCGCCTCGGCCACGACGCGATCGACCTCCTCGTCGATCACCTGCCCTCTGGGGTGCAGGTCGTCGCGGTGAGCCGCCGGGCGGTGTGGCTGGCGTCGGCGGTGCGACGGTCGCGGGGCGAGCTCTTCGAGCTCGGACCCGCCGATCTCGCCTTCGACGAGGGTGAGGCCCGGCTCCTCGTCGACGCGGCCGGCGTCGACCTCGCAGCGGACGAGCTCCGGCGCCTCGTGCAGCTGACCGAGGGGTGGGCGGCCGGGATCCAGCTGAACGTCCTGGCGATGCGATCGGACCGTGCCAGCGGGCGGCGTCTCGATCTGTTGTCCCCGCATCCGTTCGTCTCCGGCTTCGTTCGCGCCGAGGTGCTGTCGCGGCTGCCGCGTGACACCGTGCGCTTCCTCCGGCGCACCGCCGTGCTCGACGTGATGACGGGGTCGCTGTGCGATGCCGTCCTCGACTCCACGGGCTCGGCCGGGTATCTCGCCTCGATCTCGCGTTCGAACCTCTTCCTCACGCCGTTCGACGACCGGCGGGACTGGTACCGGGTGCACTCCCTCTTCCGGGCCGTCCTGCTCGACGAGCTGGTCCGCCGTGAGCCGGATCTCGTCCCCGGGCTCCACCGCCGGGCTGCCGACTGGTGGGAGGCGAACGGGCCCGTGGACCGGGCCATCGCCCACGCTCGGGCGAGCGGCGATCTCGACCGCACCGCGCGGCTCGTCGCCGATGAGATCCTGCCCGCGTATCTCGCCGGTCGTCTGCCGCTCGTGGAGACCTGGCTTCGTGAGATCGGCGAGTCGACCATCGAGCGCGAGCCCTCGCTCGCCGTGCTGGCCGGCTGGATCGCAGCGCTCGGCGGCCGTGCGGTCGACGCGACGCGCTGGGCGGAAGCGGCCGGCCGGCTCGTGCCGCCCGGCGACGGCGGCGACGAGGCTGCCTGGCTCACCTCGGCTCGCGCCATGCTCCGCGCCGCGATGTGCCCGCACGGGGTCGCGGCGATGGCTGCCGACGCCGAGGTGGCCGTGGGGATCGAGCCGGTGTGGGGGGTGTGGCGCACCGTGGCGGTGGGCCTGCTCGCGGTTGCCCGGTGGCTCGATGGCGACGACGCCGGCGCCGAGCTGCTGCTCGGCGACGCCATCGAAGCCGCTGAGGCGTCCGGTGCCAGCGTCCCGCTCACCCGATGGCTCGCGCACCGGGGAGTCCTGCTCATGGATCGCGGTGACTGGACGACAGCCGGCGAGGACCTCGATCGAGCGCTGGCGGCCATCGACGCCACCGGTCTGACCGAGTACGGCGCGAGTGCGCTGGCGTATGCCGCGTCGGCTCGCTTCCACCTGCACCACCGCGACGTCGAGGCCGCTCGGGTGGCGCTCGAGCGCGGCATGCGCCTGCGGCCACTCGCCACGTGGGCAATCCCGTGGTTCGCGGTGCTCGTGCGTCTCGAGATGGCCGATGCCCAGCTCGCGCTCGCCGAACCGGGCGCAGTGAGCGTCCTGCTCCGGGAGCTCGACGACATCCTCCGTCACCGGCCCGACGTCGGGATCCTCGACGAGCGCGTCGAGTGGTTGCGCGAGCGGCTCCGGCACGTGCGTGGCGATCGCATCGTCTCGACCCTCACGGCGGCGGAGCTCCGGGTGCTTCCCCATCTCCAGACGCACCTGACGTTGGAGGAGATCGGCGAGCGGTTGTGCGTGTCGCGGAACACGGTCAGCTCGCAGGCCGGCTCGATCTACCGCAAGCTCGGCGTGGCCTCGCGGGGCGAAGCCGTCGCCCGGGCGCGCGAGATCGGCCTCCTGGCGCCGACCACCCTCTCGTGA
- a CDS encoding FAD-dependent oxidoreductase, which produces MRPPDAGRTLDPVKVIIVGGVAGGASCAARLRRLDEQAEILMVERGPYVSYANCGLPYHIGGVIEHESSLLVASERVFREQFAVDCRTGCEVVGISPAEKAVQLRDVATGETSTATYDKLVLSPGAASIRPPLPGIDLPGIFQVRTVPDARAIREWIERGTSFLAGLERYSGFQTVRPRKHALVVGGGFIGLETAENLVHRGFDVIIIEMASQVLAPLDEEYGRLVADFLGLHGVRVVLGDGVAGFEQADDETLVVSTQAGNRYAADLVILALGVRPDTTLARAARLEIGSLGGIRVDEHMRTSDPDIFAVGDAVEVRDAVTGEWTLMALAGPANRQGRIAADVIAGRDSRFRGTQGTAIVGLFGATVAWTGVNEKTLQRLGDTDHEKVYLYPNSHAGYYPGAKPIAMKVLFRASDGRVLGAQAVGEDGVDKRISDLALGIQLGASVYDLEEAELCYSPPYGSAKDPVNFAGMVAAGVLRGDLPVSHWGADDEFVLDVREAAELAVEQVPGAVHIPLVQLRSRLAELPTDREIHVLCRSGQRAYYATRILRQHGFDAKVRSGGMLSRAILVGAPAGSTRGATP; this is translated from the coding sequence ATGCGGCCGCCCGATGCCGGCCGGACACTGGACCCCGTGAAGGTGATCATCGTCGGTGGAGTGGCCGGCGGCGCCTCGTGTGCGGCGCGCCTGCGCCGGCTCGACGAGCAGGCCGAGATCCTGATGGTGGAGCGCGGTCCGTACGTGTCGTACGCGAACTGCGGGCTCCCCTACCACATCGGGGGGGTGATCGAGCACGAGTCGAGCCTGCTGGTGGCCAGCGAGCGGGTGTTCCGCGAGCAGTTCGCCGTCGACTGCCGCACCGGTTGCGAGGTCGTCGGGATCTCGCCCGCGGAGAAGGCGGTGCAGCTGCGAGACGTGGCGACGGGCGAGACGAGCACGGCGACGTACGACAAGCTGGTCCTGTCACCGGGTGCCGCGTCCATCCGGCCACCGCTGCCCGGCATCGACCTGCCCGGCATCTTCCAGGTCCGGACGGTGCCCGACGCCCGAGCGATCCGCGAGTGGATCGAGCGGGGCACGAGCTTCCTCGCCGGCCTGGAGCGCTACTCCGGCTTCCAGACGGTGCGACCCCGCAAGCACGCGTTGGTGGTGGGTGGCGGGTTCATCGGCCTGGAGACGGCCGAGAACCTCGTGCACCGCGGCTTCGACGTCATCATCATCGAGATGGCGAGCCAGGTCCTCGCCCCGCTCGACGAGGAGTACGGCCGCCTCGTGGCGGACTTCCTCGGCCTCCACGGGGTGCGGGTCGTCCTCGGCGACGGGGTCGCCGGGTTCGAGCAGGCCGACGACGAGACGCTCGTCGTCTCCACGCAGGCCGGGAACCGGTACGCCGCCGATCTCGTGATCCTCGCCCTCGGCGTCCGGCCCGACACCACGCTGGCCCGGGCGGCCCGGCTCGAGATCGGCAGCCTCGGGGGCATCCGGGTCGACGAGCACATGCGCACGAGCGACCCCGACATCTTCGCCGTCGGCGACGCCGTCGAGGTCCGGGACGCCGTCACCGGCGAGTGGACGCTGATGGCCCTCGCCGGGCCGGCGAACCGCCAGGGTCGCATCGCAGCGGACGTCATCGCCGGCCGCGACTCGCGCTTCCGCGGCACGCAGGGCACCGCCATCGTCGGGCTCTTCGGCGCCACGGTGGCCTGGACGGGCGTCAACGAGAAGACCCTCCAGCGGCTCGGCGACACCGACCACGAGAAGGTCTACCTGTACCCGAACTCCCATGCCGGCTACTACCCGGGTGCCAAGCCGATCGCCATGAAGGTGCTGTTCCGCGCCTCCGACGGCCGCGTCCTGGGAGCGCAGGCCGTCGGCGAGGACGGCGTGGACAAGCGCATCAGCGACCTCGCCCTGGGCATCCAGCTCGGCGCGAGCGTGTACGACCTCGAGGAAGCGGAGCTGTGCTACTCGCCGCCGTACGGCAGCGCCAAGGACCCGGTCAACTTCGCCGGCATGGTTGCCGCCGGCGTCCTGCGCGGCGACCTGCCGGTGAGCCACTGGGGCGCCGACGACGAGTTCGTCCTGGACGTGCGCGAGGCGGCCGAGCTCGCGGTGGAGCAGGTGCCGGGGGCGGTGCACATCCCCCTCGTTCAGCTCCGGTCCCGTCTCGCCGAGCTGCCCACCGACCGCGAGATCCACGTCCTGTGCCGCTCCGGGCAGCGCGCCTACTACGCGACCAGGATCCTGCGGCAGCACGGCTTCGACGCCAAGGTGCGCTCGGGCGGGATGCTCTCCCGCGCCATCCTCGTCGGGGCGCCCGCCGGGTCGACGCGGGGAGCGACGCCGTGA
- a CDS encoding glucose 1-dehydrogenase, which translates to MKAVTVQPGVAGSVRYEQVPEPDERTGSILVEAIAVGVCGTDGEIASGAYGWAPPGRDRLILGHESLGRVVDTGGNSGVDDGDLVVAIVRRPDPVPCPNCAVGEWDMCRNGLYTERGIKEIDGFMSERWRIEPGYFTKVDPSLGILGVLLEPTTVVTKAWELVLAMRARAFWVPRRVLVTGAGPIGLLAAMIGAELGLDVHVLDRMAEGAKPDLVRALGATYHAGSVADLDLEPEVIIECTGVGPVIIDSIRQVGAGGVVCLTGVGSGGATSGTTPADLAREVVLQNNVIVGSVNANRRHFYRASRALAAADPQWLAQLITRRVPPEQITDALTRSPDDIKVVVDFGG; encoded by the coding sequence GTGAAGGCCGTCACCGTCCAACCGGGGGTGGCGGGCTCCGTCCGCTACGAGCAGGTCCCCGAGCCCGACGAGCGCACGGGCTCGATCCTCGTCGAGGCCATCGCCGTCGGTGTCTGCGGCACCGACGGCGAGATCGCCTCGGGTGCCTACGGCTGGGCGCCGCCCGGCCGTGACCGGCTGATCCTCGGCCACGAGTCGCTCGGGCGGGTCGTCGACACGGGTGGGAACAGCGGTGTCGACGACGGCGACCTGGTGGTCGCCATCGTCCGGCGTCCCGACCCCGTGCCCTGCCCGAACTGCGCCGTCGGCGAGTGGGACATGTGCCGCAACGGCCTGTACACGGAGCGCGGCATCAAGGAGATCGACGGCTTCATGTCCGAGCGGTGGCGGATCGAGCCCGGGTACTTCACGAAGGTCGACCCGTCGCTCGGCATCCTCGGCGTGCTGCTCGAACCGACGACGGTCGTCACCAAGGCGTGGGAGCTCGTCCTGGCGATGCGGGCACGAGCCTTCTGGGTCCCCCGTCGCGTCCTGGTGACCGGGGCCGGCCCGATCGGGCTGCTCGCCGCGATGATCGGCGCCGAGCTGGGCCTCGACGTCCACGTCCTCGACCGGATGGCCGAGGGCGCCAAGCCGGACCTCGTGCGGGCGCTCGGCGCCACCTACCACGCCGGCAGCGTCGCCGACCTCGACCTCGAGCCCGAGGTGATCATCGAGTGCACGGGCGTCGGGCCGGTGATCATCGACTCGATCCGCCAGGTGGGCGCGGGCGGCGTGGTCTGCCTCACCGGGGTCGGCAGCGGCGGCGCGACCAGTGGGACGACGCCGGCCGACCTGGCCAGGGAGGTGGTCCTGCAGAACAACGTGATCGTCGGGTCGGTGAACGCCAACCGGCGGCACTTCTACCGGGCGTCGCGGGCGCTCGCGGCCGCCGACCCCCAGTGGTTGGCGCAGCTGATCACCCGTCGGGTCCCGCCCGAGCAGATCACCGACGCGCTCACGCGCTCGCCCGACGACATCAAGGTCGTCGTCGACTTCGGAGGCTGA
- a CDS encoding SMP-30/gluconolactonase/LRE family protein, with the protein MPREAPDRRAVACTTEQTELGEGARWDARRGELLRVDILAGRVYRDLVDDDGALHPVRRYELPTTVGAISPIRGDDGWLLAAGAGFVHLAPDGTTRPVADVVGPGARMNDAACDPRGRCWAGTLADDHHAGGGALHRLDGTCHVDTVLDGLTIPNGIGWSPDGQTMYLVDSGPRVVLAFAFDPERGAISAGRILITVPEGLGAPDGLLLDAAGDLWVAIYGGGCVQRYTPEGVLQDTYPVPARQSTCCALAGRGLHRLYVTTATEGWSDEERRGDPAAGLVYRMETRARGVPAAPFVPDPTWWSDVLRPST; encoded by the coding sequence ATGCCCCGCGAGGCACCCGACCGTCGGGCGGTCGCCTGCACCACCGAGCAGACCGAGCTCGGCGAGGGAGCCCGCTGGGACGCCCGCCGCGGCGAGCTGCTCCGGGTCGACATCCTCGCCGGGCGCGTCTACCGGGACCTCGTCGACGACGACGGTGCGCTCCACCCGGTGCGCCGCTACGAGCTGCCCACCACGGTCGGGGCGATCAGCCCGATCCGGGGGGACGACGGCTGGCTGCTCGCCGCCGGCGCCGGCTTCGTCCACCTGGCACCCGACGGCACCACCCGGCCGGTCGCCGACGTCGTGGGGCCGGGCGCACGGATGAACGACGCGGCCTGCGACCCCCGGGGGCGGTGCTGGGCCGGGACGCTGGCCGACGACCACCACGCCGGAGGGGGCGCCCTCCACCGGCTCGACGGCACCTGCCACGTCGACACGGTGCTGGACGGCCTCACCATCCCCAACGGCATCGGGTGGAGCCCCGACGGCCAGACCATGTACCTCGTCGACAGCGGCCCGCGGGTCGTGCTCGCCTTCGCCTTCGACCCCGAGCGCGGCGCGATCTCGGCCGGGCGCATCCTGATCACCGTGCCCGAAGGCCTCGGAGCGCCCGACGGCCTGCTGCTCGACGCCGCCGGCGACCTGTGGGTGGCCATCTACGGGGGCGGGTGCGTGCAGCGCTACACACCCGAGGGCGTGCTCCAGGACACGTACCCGGTCCCGGCTCGCCAGAGCACGTGCTGCGCGCTCGCCGGACGTGGCCTCCACCGGCTGTACGTGACCACCGCCACGGAGGGCTGGAGCGACGAGGAGCGTCGCGGCGACCCGGCCGCGGGGCTGGTGTACCGGATGGAGACCCGCGCCCGCGGCGTCCCGGCGGCGCCCTTCGTCCCCGATCCCACCTGGTGGTCCGACGTCCTCCGTCCGAGCACCTGA
- a CDS encoding glucosidase: MPSAERTRVESFGHPEDGLREATPWYHWGPYVSERAWGTVREDYSAHGSAWEYFPHDHARSRAYRWGEDGMAGVCDVEQRLCMALALWNGRDPILKERMFGLSGPEGNHGEDVKEYWWYLDALPSHAWLQWRYHYPQAEFPYADLVAESARRDQHQPEYELMDTGVFDDDRYWVVDVAHAKADPYDLLMEIRVTNAGPAPATLHVLPHLWFRNTWAWDPGRERPTLRGTGSDRVAVEHPRLGDLVWEVDRAPDGTAPSLLFCDNETNVRLLHGSDQSPAHPKDGINDHVVSGAPTVDPDGTGTKCAAWYRLEAGPGETLVVRVRLRPPSPTAPFGERFDEVLADRRKEADEFYAEVIPDGVSDDERLVARQAFAGMIWGKQFYCYDVKRWLEGDPTQPPSPPERRSGRNTAWAHMDARDILSMPDPWEYPWFAAWDLAFHTIALAHVDPAFAKYQLIALCREWFQHPNGALPAYEWEFGDVNPPVHAWAALHVWDVDGRRDHRFLARLLPKLLLNFTWWVNRIDPEGDHVFSGGFLGLDNISAIDRSHLPVGGRLEQADGTSWMAFYALTLLQMAKYLAETDDAWTDVEIKFIEHFVLIVDAMHSEGLWDDDDGFFYDVFHTDDGRQIPIRVRSLVGVLPLLATVVLGPDVLGPIGTLRKRFARYLDRFDPETMVTGRGRVVASPDGQVLVVGVIPPGDGRRVLTRVFDPDEFLSPHGLRGLSRYHADHPASADLAGTIVSVDYEPAESTTRMFGGNSNWRGPVWMPTNYLILRSLQRNARALGHDALFEYPTGSGQELELADCAEDLRRRLVSLFLRGPDGRRPCHGWVDKLQHDPRWRDNIFFNEYFHGDDGAGLGAMHQTGWTGLVADLICRPDPFDPDAGGRKR, encoded by the coding sequence ATGCCGAGCGCCGAGCGGACGAGGGTCGAGTCGTTCGGGCATCCGGAGGACGGGCTCCGCGAAGCCACGCCCTGGTACCACTGGGGCCCCTACGTCTCCGAGCGGGCGTGGGGCACCGTGCGGGAGGACTACAGCGCACACGGCTCGGCCTGGGAGTACTTCCCGCACGACCACGCCCGCTCGCGCGCCTACCGCTGGGGCGAGGACGGCATGGCCGGCGTGTGCGACGTGGAGCAGCGCCTGTGCATGGCCCTCGCCCTGTGGAACGGTCGGGACCCGATCCTGAAGGAGCGCATGTTCGGGCTGAGCGGCCCGGAGGGCAACCACGGCGAGGACGTGAAGGAGTACTGGTGGTACCTCGACGCACTGCCCAGCCATGCCTGGCTGCAGTGGCGCTACCACTACCCCCAGGCCGAGTTCCCCTACGCCGACCTGGTCGCCGAGAGCGCCCGCCGCGACCAGCACCAGCCCGAGTACGAGCTCATGGACACGGGTGTGTTCGACGACGACCGGTACTGGGTGGTCGACGTGGCCCACGCCAAGGCCGATCCGTACGACCTGCTCATGGAGATCCGCGTCACCAACGCCGGTCCCGCGCCCGCCACCCTGCACGTGCTCCCCCACCTGTGGTTCAGGAACACCTGGGCCTGGGACCCCGGACGGGAACGCCCGACCCTGCGGGGCACCGGATCCGATCGCGTCGCCGTCGAGCACCCGAGGCTCGGCGACCTCGTCTGGGAGGTCGACCGCGCCCCTGACGGCACCGCACCGTCGCTCCTCTTCTGCGACAACGAGACGAACGTGCGGCTCCTCCATGGATCGGACCAGTCGCCGGCGCACCCGAAGGACGGCATCAACGACCACGTGGTGAGCGGCGCCCCGACGGTCGACCCCGACGGCACGGGGACGAAGTGCGCGGCCTGGTACCGCCTCGAGGCCGGGCCGGGCGAGACCCTCGTGGTGCGGGTGCGCCTCCGGCCCCCGTCACCGACCGCCCCGTTCGGCGAGCGGTTCGACGAGGTGCTCGCCGACCGGCGCAAGGAGGCCGACGAGTTCTACGCCGAGGTGATCCCCGACGGCGTCTCCGACGACGAACGGCTCGTGGCCCGCCAGGCCTTCGCCGGGATGATCTGGGGCAAGCAGTTCTACTGCTACGACGTGAAGCGCTGGCTGGAGGGAGACCCCACCCAGCCGCCATCCCCACCCGAGCGGCGGTCCGGGCGCAACACCGCCTGGGCACACATGGACGCCAGGGACATCCTGTCCATGCCCGATCCCTGGGAGTACCCGTGGTTCGCCGCCTGGGACCTCGCCTTCCACACCATCGCCCTCGCCCACGTCGACCCGGCGTTCGCCAAGTACCAGCTCATCGCCCTGTGCCGGGAGTGGTTCCAGCACCCCAACGGCGCGCTGCCCGCCTACGAGTGGGAGTTCGGCGACGTGAACCCGCCGGTGCACGCCTGGGCGGCGCTCCACGTCTGGGACGTCGACGGCCGGCGCGACCACCGCTTCCTGGCCCGCCTGCTGCCGAAGCTGCTCCTCAACTTCACGTGGTGGGTCAACCGCATCGACCCCGAGGGTGACCACGTCTTCTCCGGCGGGTTCCTGGGCCTCGACAACATCAGCGCCATCGACCGCTCGCACCTGCCCGTGGGGGGGCGCCTCGAGCAGGCCGACGGCACCAGCTGGATGGCGTTCTACGCCCTCACCCTCCTCCAGATGGCCAAGTACCTCGCCGAGACCGACGACGCCTGGACCGACGTCGAGATCAAGTTCATCGAGCACTTCGTCCTGATCGTCGACGCCATGCACTCCGAGGGCCTGTGGGACGACGACGACGGCTTCTTCTACGACGTGTTCCACACCGACGACGGCCGGCAGATCCCGATCAGGGTCCGGTCCCTGGTCGGCGTTCTCCCGCTGCTCGCCACGGTCGTCCTCGGCCCCGACGTCCTCGGTCCCATCGGCACGCTGCGGAAGCGCTTCGCCCGGTACCTCGACCGCTTCGACCCCGAGACGATGGTGACCGGTCGGGGGCGGGTGGTCGCCAGCCCCGACGGCCAGGTGCTCGTGGTCGGCGTGATCCCGCCCGGCGACGGGCGGCGCGTGCTCACCCGCGTGTTCGACCCGGACGAGTTCCTCTCGCCCCATGGCCTGCGCGGGCTGTCGAGGTACCACGCCGACCACCCGGCGTCTGCCGATCTCGCCGGCACGATCGTGTCGGTCGACTACGAGCCGGCCGAGTCGACCACCCGCATGTTCGGCGGCAACTCGAACTGGCGAGGCCCCGTGTGGATGCCCACCAACTACCTGATCCTGCGCAGCCTGCAGCGCAACGCCCGGGCCCTCGGCCACGACGCCCTGTTCGAGTACCCCACCGGCAGCGGCCAGGAGCTGGAGCTGGCCGACTGCGCCGAGGACCTGCGCCGGCGACTCGTCTCGCTCTTCCTGCGCGGCCCCGACGGACGACGGCCCTGCCACGGCTGGGTCGACAAGCTGCAGCACGATCCCCGGTGGCGGGACAACATCTTCTTCAACGAGTACTTCCACGGCGACGACGGCGCCGGACTCGGGGCCATGCACCAGACCGGCTGGACGGGGCTCGTCGCCGACCTGATCTGCCGGCCGGACCCGTTCGACCCGGACGCCGGCGGGAGGAAGCGGTGA
- the ppk2 gene encoding polyphosphate kinase 2, whose product MKEKEYQKELRRLHGELVALQEWVKATGAKICVVFEGRDTAGKGGTIKAITERVSPRVFRVVALPAPTDREKSQMYVQRYMSHFPAAGEVVIFDRSWYNRAGVERVMGFCTPEQTQRFLDMAPAVEKAMVDSGIILVKYWLEVSPEEQTRRLESRINDPRKVWKLSDMDLLSYSRWFDYSRARDDMFRATDTAWAPWYVARTDDKKRGRLNIVTHLLGLIPYEPLAPRDTTLPKRQKAGGYVEPELPLRHIATPF is encoded by the coding sequence ATGAAGGAGAAGGAGTACCAGAAGGAGCTGCGACGCCTCCACGGCGAGCTGGTCGCCCTTCAGGAGTGGGTGAAGGCCACCGGCGCCAAGATCTGCGTCGTCTTCGAGGGGCGAGACACCGCCGGCAAGGGCGGCACGATCAAGGCGATCACGGAGCGGGTCAGCCCTCGGGTCTTCCGGGTGGTGGCACTCCCGGCCCCGACCGATCGCGAGAAGTCCCAGATGTACGTCCAGCGGTACATGTCCCACTTCCCCGCCGCGGGCGAGGTCGTCATCTTCGACCGGAGCTGGTACAACCGGGCGGGTGTCGAGCGCGTGATGGGGTTCTGCACGCCCGAGCAGACGCAACGATTCCTCGACATGGCGCCAGCGGTCGAGAAGGCGATGGTCGACTCGGGGATCATCCTCGTGAAGTACTGGCTCGAGGTGAGCCCCGAGGAGCAGACCCGGCGGCTCGAGAGCCGCATCAACGACCCCCGGAAGGTCTGGAAGCTGTCCGACATGGACCTGCTGTCCTACAGCCGGTGGTTCGACTACTCGCGGGCCCGCGACGACATGTTCCGAGCCACCGACACCGCCTGGGCACCCTGGTACGTCGCCCGGACGGACGACAAGAAGCGCGGCCGGCTGAACATCGTCACCCACCTGCTGGGCCTCATCCCGTACGAGCCGCTCGCACCTCGGGACACCACGCTGCCCAAGCGCCAGAAGGCGGGTGGCTACGTCGAGCCCGAGCTGCCGCTCCGCCACATCGCCACGCCCTTCTGA